The DNA window TACCGTGACCAATGCGAGCGACTGTGCACAACAGCGTGATGCAACGCGCGGAACTCGATGCTCGCGCCTACGTTAGCGCTGATAGCGGCCCGGATGGGATAGAAGTTCGGACGTCGAGTGACTGACTCTCAGCGACCTGATCGCCGTTGTGCCCGTTATGCATTGGAATCCCTTATCGCGATCACCCAGTTGGGTGACCCGGACGATCCGAGTAGAACAGAATGACACAGTCCAAAGGTCATTGCAAATCGCATCGATTGCAGATGTCCTTGTGCGCGAAGGGATCTGGTGATCTTGTTCGGCATGCGGTGTGCGTGTCGGTCCGTAAGATGGGGGAGGGCGTGGCAGCGAGATCAGTTGCTGTTGCGGTAGTTTGACCGTCTCGATGGGCGAGTCAATTCGCCAGAAGGAGGGGGGCGGTGGCACTGCAGTCGGCCTCGACGGCGCGCTATGCGCTGTCATTCACCAGTGGTGCCCTCCTTATGCGTGAGGCCGTGATTGCTGCGCCGATCTACCTGCGTGAGGGTGACTGGTCCAAGGTTCGAGAGATCATCGGCGGCGACAACCTGCTGCAAGCCCGCACTGTGTCTTCCGGGTTGAGACTCGGGCGCGAAACCGTACAGCGACTCGCCGTGCTCACCGATGCCGAGATCGAGCTGTTGACCGAGGCGACGGCCACCGAGCGAGGCCACCTGCTGTGGTCGGCGGCATGCCGTCGCTATGGCCTGATCGGCGAGTTCGCCGAGGAAGTCGTGCGGGAGCGGTTCCTCATGCTGACGGTCACCCTCGACCACGGGGATTTCGATGGATTCGTGCGTGGAAAGGCTTTGTGGCATACCGAATTGGCCGAACTCAAGGACTCGACACTGCGCAAGTTGCGGGCGAACGTGTTCAAGATGCTGAGCGAGGCTGGCTTGCTATCCGACCGCGGGCACATCCTCCAGGTGGTCCTGTCTCAGCGCGTCTCCGGTGCGCTGGCGGACCGGACGCCAAGTGAACTGCGGTTCTTCCCGACGAACGACGCCCACCGGGAGAACTGACATATGACACCCAACGAGATCTCCAAGCAGGAAGAGCACCTGTTCGCGGTGCTCAGCGGTCAGCGGTTCCTCCAAATGGAGGGGCTGAGTTATGACATGCCGTTCTTCATTTACCCCTACGACCCTGAGGACGCGCTCGCGATTTCGGGGTCGAAGACGCGTATCAAGAACCGTCTCGGCAACAAGGGCGTTCATGTCCGTGAGATCAACCTCTATGACCTGTCGGTGGAGATCCTCAACGATCGCGATGTCTGGGATCGGTTGCTTGCTCTTGAACTGGAGCAGAACAAGAACGACTTCCGCGACCTGCTCCAGGGAATGCTCGACCCGCAAGGGCACATCGCACCGGCCATCCGCGCAAAGCTGGCTGAGAGTGAGTTCGACATCCTTTTCCTCACCGGCATCGGCGAGGTCTTTCCGTACATCCGATCACACAACGTGCTGAACAACTTACAGAGCGTGGTGTCCGGCAAGCCGATGCTTGTGTTCTTTCCCGGCCGATACGAACAGTCCGACACCTTGGGGTCGTCGCTCGTGCTGTTCGGGCGACTCAAAGACGACCAGTACTACCGAGCCAAGAACATCTTGGATCAGGAGGCTTGACTCGATGAACCTCAACGCGATCTTCGCCAAGGACGTCCAGCGCTCCATTGAGGGTGTCATCAAGGCTGACGATGCCGCGCACTTGGGGACCGAGGTCGACGAGTACGTCCTGACGAACGAGGCAGCGAAGGGACTCGAGCAGCTGCTCGAGGCGTATACCAACTACACCAACACGAACGGTGTGTGGATCTCCGGGTTCTTCGGCTCCGGTAAGTCGCATCTGCTCAAGATGCTGGCCCATTTGCTCGGCAACGTGGATGGCCAGGAGTTTCCGCGTGCGCGTGTCTCGGAGAGCTTCAGGTCCAAGGCACACGGTTCGTTCCTACCGGCGCTCCTGGGCAAGGCCGACCGTATCTCGGCCAAGAGCCTGCTGTTCAACATTGACCAGAAGGCCACCCTGATCACGAAGGACCAGACCGACGCGCTGCTGAAGGTGTTCGTCAAGGTCTTCGACGAGAGCCGCGGCTACGCAAACCAGGGGCACGTCGCCCGGTTCGAGCGTGACCTGGACAACCGCGGCCAGTACGAGGCATTTAAGGCTGCTTATGCACGGATCGCGGGCCGCGACTGGACGCTGGGTCGCGAAGAAGGCGTGCTCGAAGAAGTCAACGTGGCCAATGCTTACGCCGAGGTCAGCGGCCAGGCCGAGGGCGCGCCGACGAACATCCTCACGAAGTACCGCAACGAGTACGCGGTCTCGATCGAGGATTTCGCCGACGAGATCAAGGTCTGGCTCGATAAGCAAGATGAGGGCTTCCGGCTGAACTTCTATGTCGACGAGGTCGGTCAGTTCATCGGGTCGAACACGCACCTGATGCTGAACCTCCAGACGATCGCTGAGTCGCTCAACACGAAGTGTCAGGGACGCGCGTGGGTGTTTGTCACCTCGCAGGAGGACATGGACAAGGTCGTCGGTGACCGCACCAAGCAGCAGGGCAACGACTTCTCCAAGATCCAGGCGCGGTTCGCAACCCGTGTCAAGCTGACCAGCGCCGACGTCGAAGAGGTCATCCGTAAGCGCCTGCTGGAGAAGAACGAGGCCAGCAAGCCAATCCTCAGCGCGATCTACGCTGCGGAGTCAGCGAATTTCAAGACGCTGTTCGACTTCGTCGACGGCGCGACGACCTACCGCAACTACACCGACGAGGCGCGCTTCGTCGACACCTACCCGTTCGTCAGCTACCAGTTCCCGCTTTTCCAGGCGGCAATCGCCGGGATCTCTGAGCACAACGTATTCGAAGGCCGCAACAGCTCGGTCGGCGAGCGCTCGATGCTCGGTGTCGTGCAGAAGGTTGCCAAGGATATCGGTGATGTCGAAGTGGGTGCCCTCGCCACGTTCGACCACATGTTCGCGGGCATCCGCGCATCGCTGAAGTCCGCTGCACAGCGTTTGATCGGTGTCGCCGAGCGCAACCTCGACAACGAACTTGCTGTACGGCTCCTCAAGGCGCTTTTCCTCGTCAAGTACGTCGAAGGCTTCCACGCCACCCCGCGCAACCTCACCGTTCTGGTTTACGACCGATTCGGCCTAGACCTGCCAGCTCTGTCCAAGCAGGTGCGGGAGGCGCTGATGCTGCTGGAGTCGCAGACGTACGTGCAGCGCAACGGCAACGTCTACGAGTACCTGACCAACGATGAGAAGCGCATCGAGGAGGAGATCAAGAATGTCGATATCGACGCCGCCGAGATCAGCGCACGTCTGTCGAAGATTCTGTCGGGCGATGTGATCCGAACCAACAAGTTGCGCTACGCCAAGAACGGCCAGGACTTTCCGTTCGGCTACAAGCTCGACGATCAGGTGCACGGGGCGCAGCGTGAACTGACGTTGCACTTCATCACTCCGGAGTACCCTTTCGGGCCCGACGAGATCCGCATGCACAGCGCGGGCAAGGACGAGCTGCGCGTCATCCTTGAGCCCGACGAGCGCGCACTCTCGGACTTGCGCCTGCTCATCAGGACCGAGAGGTACACGAAGCGCAAGCAGACGACCTCGCTCACACAGGTCGAGGATCAGATCTTGCGTTCCAAGGCGACGCAGAACGTTGAGCGCGAAAAGGAAGTCGTCGAGCGCATCCGCAGCGCCGTCGGTAAATCTGAACTCGTGATCAACGCCACGGACGTCTCTTCCAGCTCACAGGACGCGATCACGCGCGTGACCGATGGGTTCCAGGATCTCGTCAGCCGCACCTACACCCAACTCAGCCTGCTCGGTGGGACGACCTACAGCGAGCAACAGGTTGCCGTGTTCGCCAACCCCGATCAGTCCGTCCTGATCGACGACCCGTCGCTATCGAAGCTCGCAAATCCGGGCGAGGAGATCCTCTCGTATGCATTGCGGCGCGACCGGCTCGGCGAGCAGGTGACCGTCAAGGCGATCGTGGACGCGTTCCAGGCAAAGCCGTATGGCTGGGATCTGGCGTCGATCGAAGTGGTGATCGCTTGGCTGGCCGGAACCTCGAAGATTACCGTCACCGTCGACGGCAATGCCCTCAAACGCTCCGAAGTCCCTGCGGCGCTGCGTAACACGCAGAAGCACTCTCATGCCGTGGTTGCACCTCAGAGGTCTTTCGACGACCGCAAAGTCACAGCGTTCCGCAAGTTCTGCATGGATTTCTTCGACGAGGCGGCTGCACCCAAGGATCCGCTGGAACTTGTCCGGCATGGTAGCGACAAACTGCGTGGCAAGCTCGACGAACTCAAGGCGTGGGTCACCGGGTCGAAGTATCCGTTCGTCGCACAGTTGGCGGCGCCGATCGGGTTGCTAGAGCAGATCGTTGGAAAGCCGGACGAGTGGTACCTGACCGAGTTCGGTCTTGGCGACGATCTGCTCGATACCAAGGAGTCCTTGATCGACCCCATTCAGTCGTTCCTCAACGGCGGCCAGCGCATCATTTACGACGAAGCCGTTGCACTGCTCGATGCGAACGTGAACAACCTCAACTACCTGCCCACGGACAGCGACGCTGTTGTGAAACGAATACTGAGGGACCCCAACGCGTTTCGCGGTAACCGCATGACCCAGCTTAAACAGGCTGTCGACACACTGGGCAAGCAGGTCGACGAAACCCTCTCATCCCGTCGAGCCGCAGTGATCGAGGCGATCGAGGGCCGCAAGACCGAGATGGTCGGCAGCACCTACTTCGAGAATGCTACCGACGATGTTCAGAAACAGGTCGTCCGAACGATCGACCTGATCATTGCCCGCGTCGGTAGCGAGACGCAGATCGCGCATGTCCGCGAACAGGGCAATGGCTTCGAGGAGACGGACTACCCCAAGCTGATCGACCAGCTCGTATCGTCGGCGCGACCCACGGATGCCGACGAGGCAACGCCCTCACCGGTCACACAAACCGTTTCGGTGAAGACGATATCGGCGCCAGGCGTGCACGGTCTGCTCGAGACCAGCGAAGACATCGACCGTTACCTTGACGCGCTGCGTGTCGCGCTGGTGGCCACCATCAACGGCGGAAAGCGAATTGCCCTCTGATGGAAACCGGCCCACTGAAAAGCTTCGCCACCTGGGCGCGTACGGCGCTGATCCGCGAGGTAACTGCCCGCATCGCCGTTGTGCTCGCCCCGGCGTCACCAGAGCGTGTCGAGTGGCCGAGTACGGTTACGGCGCTCCAAGACGCCGTCAAAGATGCAGGCGGCGGCGACGTGGGCCGTAACACGGTGGCGGACAAGGTGGCCTACACCTGGTTCAATCGTATCGTCGCCCTGCGGTTCATGGATGCCAAGGGCTATACCGGGATCGGTGTGGTCTCTCCCGAGCATGGTCGCGAGGTTGGCCAGCCGGAGATCCTTGCAGAGGCCAAGCGTGGAAACATCGACACCACGGTTGTGACCGACAGGCGCACCGTGGAGACCGTGACAAGTCTGCTCAACGGTACGCGCCGCAGCAACGACCCGCAGAGCGAGGCGTACGCGCTACTACTCGGTGCGTACTGCCGCCACTGGAATAGCGCAATGCCGTTCATGTTCGAGAGCGAGGGCGGGTATAGCGGGCTGTTAATGCCTGCGAACCTGCTCGCTGACGACTCGGTAATGGCCCACGCCGTGAGCGTGCTCACCACTGAGGTCTGCAAGGATGTAGAGGTTATCGGCTGGCTGTACCAGTTCTACATATCTGAGCGGAAAGACGAGATCTTCGCCGGGTTCAAGAGGAACAATAAGGCTGGCGCCGCCGAGATCCCCGCAGCGACCCAACTCTTTACACCGCATTGGATCGTTCGCTACCTCGTCGAGAACTCCCTCGGACGTCTGTGGATGCTTAATCGGCCTGACTCACGCTTAGCAGAGCAGATGGAGTACTACGTTGCCCCGGTCGCGGAGGAGGCTGACTACCTCAAGATTGCCCGCCCCGAGGAGCTGAAGGTCATCGACCCTGCATGCGGCTCGGGTCACATGCTCACATATGCATTCGACCTGCTCTATGCAATTTACGAGGAAGAGGGACACGCCCCGCCGGACATTCCCGGCCTGATCCTCTCGAACAACCTGTTCGGTACAGAGATTGACCCCCGTGCCGGGGGGCTCGCGGCCTTCGTGCTCATGATGAAAGCACGTGCTCGTCAGCGCACGTTCTTCAACAAACAAATCGAGCCCAATATCTGCGTGCTCGAACCGATCTCGTTCACACCGAGCGAGCTGGAGATTCTCGTCACGCGCGGCGGCAACGGCGCGCGTGAGGAGGCATTTTGGAACCAGTTCAGGCAGGCCGACACATTCGGCTCGCTCATTCGTCCGGACGAGGATCTGATCGCGATGCTCAAGCGCCACGCGGATGCGGAGCTAACAGACAACGGCGACCTCCTCAGAAACGATTTGAGCGCTCGTGCGCGGAAATTGGTTCTCCAATCGGAGTTTCTATCCTCTCGTTACCATATTGTGGTCGCAAACCCTCCGTACATGGGATCGGGAAATATGGGACCCGAGCTGGCGGTGCGGGCACGAAGAGAATGGCCGTCGAGCAAGGCGGACCTCTTCGCTATGTTTATCGAGCGCTCTCTGTGTGCTGTGGAAGACCATGGCTATGTGGCTATGATTGCAATGCAGAGCTGGATGTTTCTGTCGACTTTCGAGGAGTTCCGTGAGCGTCTCCTCAGGTCGTCAGCGATTCTGTCAATGGCTCACCTTGGGCCTGGGGCATTCGACACTATCGGGGGTGAGGTCGTTGCGACGACCGCCTTCGTCCTCAAGCGCGATACGGACTCAACCGTCGTGGGTGTTTACTTCCGTCTCGTCGATGTTCCTGCGGCGAGAAAGACCAGTCATTTCCACGAAGCCTTGCATTCTCATGAGCCCGGCATAACTCGCTTCGAGGTCTTGCCATCCGAATTCGGCTCAGTCCCTGGATCGCCAATCGCATACTGGTTATCATCGGCCACTAGAAAGGCATTCGAAGGTGCGATATTTCTTGGAGAGATAGCCAGCATCCGAGAGGGGATCAATACAGGAAATAATGCTCTCTTCCTCCGTCGGTGGTGGGAGGTAAGTCGAAGTGACATCTCGTTCAACCGAACCACGAACTCCGAGCCGTCGGAGCGATGGGTGCCGCACAAGAAGGGAGGTGGCTTCAGGCGCTGGGCGGGCAACGAAGAGTACGTGCTCGACTGGGGCAGCCAGGGCGCCAGTATTCACGCGTACCACAGAGTGCCACTGTCGACGAACGGTGCGCCCATGCGGGGAAAGGCGCACTTTTTTCAGCCTTCACTCTCGTGGAGCCGGATCAGCACTTCAGACTTCTCGATCCGGGAGTACCCGGCTGGGTTCTCGTATGACTCCACGGCTCCCTCGATCTTCACTACCGAGCGGCGTCTTGAGATGCTACTCGGGCTTCTGAATAGTGTCGTGGTCGGCCATCTGCTGCACGCGATGAGCCCGACATTGGACTATCGGATCACCGCACTGAGCAGAGTTCCGTTGCCTACCCGCTGGGAAGAGATCGACCTATCGAGTGTTCGTCGCCTGGAGGAACTGGCGCGTTCGGATTGGAACGACTCCGAGACGTCGTGGCACTTCATGCGCTCGCCGTGGATTCCGGAAGATCGGCAGCCGACACGCGTTTCTGCCCTCTGGGATCGAGTGCTGCACGCAAGGCGAGAACTAACTGCAGAAGTGCGATCTCTTGAGCAGGAGAACAATCGAGCTTTCCTGGATGCGTACAGCCTCCTCGATGAGCTTGACGCGACGGTTCCGGAAAGACGGGTCGCTCTTGGTGCGAACGCCAGGTGGCGCTTTCCCGGTGTACAGGACGCAAAAGCCACGCGGAAGTTGGTGGTCGCGGACGCGGCGCGCGACCTGTGTTCCTATGCGGTGGCGTGTATGTTCGGCCGCTATAGCATTGACGAGCCCGGATTGATTCTCACGAATATGGCGGAGGAGAACTACCTATTCCAAGCGTCGGGTGCGGCGTTCATGGTTGACCAGGACAATGTCATCCCGATTGTCGATGGTGAGTGGTTCGAGCACGACATCGTGGCGCAATTCCGGCAGTTCCTGCGGGTGGCGTTCGGGGAGCAGCACTTCGAGGAGAACCTGCGGTTTGTCACCGAGTCGCTCGGTGTGAAAGACCTGCGTGACTACTTCGTGAAGTCGTTCTACAAGGACCACTGGCAGCGGTACAAGAAGCGTCCGATCTACTGGCTGTTCTCCAGTCCGAACGGTTCGTTCAATGCGCTGATCTACATGCACCGCTACACACCGTCCACCGTGTCGACGGTTCTGAACGAGTACCTGCGCGAGTACATGGCGAAGTTGGAAGCCAGCCGCCAGCATCATGAGCGCCTCGCTGACGGAACAGGCACGCCACGGCAGAAAGCTGCCGCGCAGAAGGAGGTGGACCGTCTACGGAAGGTCCTGCTCGAACTCGATCAGTACGAACACGACGTGCTGTATCCGCTTGCGACCCAGCGGGTTCAGATCGACCTCGATGACGGCGTGAAGATTAACTACCCGAAATTCGGTGCAGCACTTAAGAAGATCCCCGGCCTGGAGGCAAGCGATGAGTGAGGCATCTGCCATCCGGCCGCATCTGGAGCGTCTCTTCGAGACACAACGTGTGGTGTTCTGGCATGACCCCAAGGGCGAGTACGATACCGAGTTGGATTCGCTCGGCCTGGTTGGCGTCGTAACCGTGCGTATCGCCAACGACGAGTACGCGGTGAAGAACCGCCTCCTGCATATGGAGCCGACTGCGAAGTTCCTCGTCTACCGTGCGGGTGCCGTGCCGACGGGGATCGGCAACTGGTTGCTCGACCTGGAGCTTGCATACGGGGTGTTCACCGCCGACCGGATCTCACTGTTGCAGCAGGAGCTCGGGCTTACCGCCGATGGCATCGGCGAGATCGTGCAGGCTTCCGAGAAGTTCTTCGGGACCAGCAAATGGGCGCAGAGTCTCAGGGCGATTCTCGACGCTGACGATGACGCGACGTTGTTGCAGGCCAAGATGTCGGCTGTGCTGCTCGGTCAGCGTGAGCACACTCTGCTGGAGATAACCCGTACTCTGCTTACCGAGAACGCTGACGGCGCGGACACCAAGTATCGCGCTCTCGCCGAGTACAGCCTCGACGACTTCTACTGGCATGGCGTGGCCGAGATCTATGGCTACAAGTCGCCGAGCCCGAGCATCGATGACTTTGTATTGTGGGTGTTCAAGCAGGCGATTGCAGAGTTCACCTCCGAGCGTCCTGGCGGGCTCCGCAACATCCAGCTCGACTTCGGGAGCCTCCGTTATGACGTCCGGAGTCAAAAGGCACTGGCAACGCTTGCGAAGCGTTCAGCACGCGACTTGAACATCGCGAGCACGATCGAAGACACACCATTGCGCGACTTGGTCGGCAACGACCTGTTCGAGGAAGTCGACCAGAAGATCATCAGCGACCTCGCGCGTGCAGTCGCCGACCGTACAGCCACCGCACGCGAGGTTGCCGAGATCATTCGCAGCCGCCAGAGCAGCATCTGGATCGACGGGTACCGCAAGCTGTACGCCGCGGTCGGCAGCGCCTCGGAGCTGCTGGCCGCGCTCAACGCGCTCAGCCTGACGATGCAGTCATTCGACGAGGGCCTGGAGAGATACCGTGCCGAGTGGTTCCGCATCGACCAGCTCTACCGTCAGTTCACCTACGCCGCCCGGACAGCCGAACACTCCGGTCCCCTGGAGGTGCTGCGGTCGCAGGTGGAGTCGTTCTATACGAATAGGTTCGTATATAAGCTCGGTGCGGAATGGCAGCAGCAGGTCGACGCCATGGAGCGATGGTATTCCGCCGCCCTCTATTCACAGACATCATTCTTTGCCAACTACGTCAAACCGATCACCCGCGACGGCCGCCGCAAGGCAATTGTCATCGTCTCCGACGCACTCAGGTATGAAGTCGCCGACGAACTCGGGTCACGCATCCGACAAGAAGATCGATTCGACGCCACCCTCGATGCCATGCTCGGTGTACTGCCGAGCTACACCCAGCTCGGGATGGCTGCGTTGTTGCCACACAGCACGATCGGACATTCGACGGACGGTGATCCTGTCGTCGTCGACGGTCTGCGCTCGGATGGCACGCAGAACCGAAGCAAAATCCTGAGCGGTGTGGCGGGGCGAGCGATCCAGGCCGAGGATGTCTTCTCGTTGACCCGGGACGAACTACGCGAGCTGTACCAGCAGAACCAAGTCCTATACGTCTACCACAACCGCATCGATACGACGGGTGAGAAGGGAGGCACTGAACGCCAGGTCTTCGAAGCAGCCGAGGACACGCTTCGAGAGCTAGTAGACCTGGTCAAACGCCTGACGAACGCAAACGCGACGAATCTTTTCATCACCGCCGACCACGGCTTCCTGTTCCAAGACACGGCCTTGGCGGATGCGTTCTACCTGTCGACGCTCCCTCAGGGCGACGACATCAAGGTCACCGATCGCCGCTATGTCCTCGGACGTGGACTGAAAGACGACCCGGCGTTCAAGACCTTCACCGCGTCCCAGGTCGGGCTCGACAGCGACCTGGACGTGCAGATCCCGAAATCTATACATCGCTTGCGGCTCTCGGGAGGGGGATCACGCTTCGTCCACGGCGGTGCCTCTCTGCAAGAAGTGGTTGTTCCTGTTCTGGCTATCAACAAGAAGCGCAAGAGCGACACCCGCCCGGTTAACATCGAGATTTTGCCCGAGTCGGACAAGATCACCACCGGTCAGTTGGTCGTCAAACTGTTCCAGGCTGAGTCAGTCACCGACAAAATCCAGCCCCGAACGCTACGCGCGGGCTTGTACGTGGACGAGACCCTGATCTCGAACCACTCCATGCTGGTGTTCAACCAGGAATCGACCGACAAGCGCGACCGCTACCAGACGGTGGTCATGCTGCTCAGTCAGGACGCGAACGACTACAACAACCGTATGGCCGAGTTCCGGTTAGAGGAGCGGATCCCCAACACGAACCAGTGGCGGAGGCTGCCGGCCAAGGCGATGTACATGCTCAAGCGATCTTTCACCTCGGACTTCGACTTCTAGGACGGTGCAGCGATGAGTGACCTGAGTGAGATCAGCCCGGAGGCGTTCGGAGAGCCCGAGGCCGAAGAGTCGGCTGACACCCCACCGCCCCAGAGCGAGCTGGACCGCAAGATCAACCGGCTCTTCCCCGGAGTGGTCGTGCGCAAAGACCTGGTCAAGGCTGTCAAGGGCAACGCCATCGTGCCGTCCTACGTGCTGGAGTACCTGCTCGGGCAGTACGCCGCATCCGACGACGAGGCCACCATCCAGGCGGGTATCGACACAGTTCGCAAGATCCTTGCCGACCACTACGTGCATCGCAACGAGTCCGAGCTGGTGAAGTCGACCATCCGCGAGCGCGGTCGGCACCGCGTTATCGACAAGGTCACGGCCACCCTCAACGAGAAGGACGATGTCTACCAGGCCGAGTTCGCGAACCTCGGTATAAAGGGCGTCCTGGTTGAGCCTGCGATAATCAAGGCACATCCCAAGCTGCTTGTCGGCGGGGTCTGGTGCATCTGCGACATCGAGTACTTCCACAGCGAGGACTCCCGAGTGGTGCCGTGGATCCTCGGGTCGATCAAGCCCATCCAGCTGTCGAGCTTCGACGTCGGGGACTACCTCGCTGCACGGCGCGAGTTCACCACCGATGAGTGGATCGATCTGCTCGTGCAATCCATCGGCTTCAACCCAGAGCTGTTGGGTAGGCGCGCCAAGCTCATCCAAGTCGTGCGGCTGATTCCCTTCGTCGAGCGGAACTACAACCTTATTGAGCTCGGCCCGAAGGGCACCGGCAAGTCTCACATCTTCTCGGAGTTTTCGCCTCACGGCATGCTCATCTCCGGCGGGGAGGTTTCCGTCCCCAAGTTGTTCGTCAACAACGCCAACAGTCGCCTCGGCCTTGTCGGCTACTGGGATGTCGTTGCCTTCGACGAGTTCGCGGGCAAGAAGAAGCGCGCCGACAAGGCGCTCGTCGACATCATGAAGAACTACATGGCGAACAAGTCGTTCTCACGTGGCGTTGAGACGCTAGGCGCAGAGGCGTCAATGGTGTTCGTCGGCAACACCTCACACACCGTGCCGTACATGCTCAAGCACTCCGACTTGTTCGACGAGCTGCCTGAGAGCTACCACGACTCCGCCTATCTCGACCGCCTCCACCACTACATCCCGGGTTGGGAGGTCGACACGATTCGCGGCGAGATGTTCTCCGACGGCTACGGCTTTGTCGTCGATTACATCGCGGAAGTACTGAGGTCGATGCGGTCGCAGGACTACTACGACCGCTACCAGCAGTACTTCACGCTGTCGTCAGATATCTCGACCCGTGACCGCGACGGCATCCATAAGACCTTTTCTGGACTCATGAAACTGCTGTACCCGCACGGGGAGGCGAGCGCCGACGAGATAGAGGAGATCCTGCGGTTCGCGATCGAGGGCCGCAAGCGTGTCAAGGATCAGATCCTGCGCATCGACTCGACGATGGCCGACGTCAAGTTTGGCTACTCCGATAAGAGTGGCGCTTGGAGGCCAGTTTCCACACTTGAGGAAGACGAGTACCCGACCTACTACCACCGTGAGCGCCACCAAGGCGGCGTAGCGTCGGCCGAAAGCAGCGAATCCACAACGGCTTCCGTTACCGACGCACCGGTCGAGCCCGAACTGTCACTGTTCGAGGGACACCGCGAGTTCCAGGAGAACCAGCGTGGTGTCACGTACGCCACTCTGCTCATCCCGCACTTGCAGGGTGCCGGTGCGATCACCATCACGGACCCGTACATTCGCCAGTTCCATCAGGCACGCAATCTCATGGAACTCATCGCAGCGATCGCGTCGACCAAAGACGCTGCCGACGAGGTGAATGTCAAACTCATCACCTCCGAAAACACCCAGGGCGAGGACCAGCTGCGCAAGCAGCTCGAACTTCTCGTCAAGGTGAAGAACGCGGCAGCGGCCGCAGGCATCATTTTCGAGGCCGCCTTCGATAGCACGATCCATGATCGCTCGATCATCACCGACACCGGCTGGAAGATCGTGCTAGGCCGTGGCCTCGACATCTTTCAGCACGTCACCGGCGACGCGTTCGACCTCCCCACCCGGCTCCAGGAGTACCGTCAGGTTAGGCGGTTCGGAGTCACCTACATCCGCGAGCGCGAGTGAAGCATTCGCCTCACGTTGGACCCTGCCGGGTGTCTCGTCGTCCAGAGGGAGATGGCCGAAGTCAGGCTGACACCGGTCATGTTCGACCCTATCGATCGTTGAGGTCGCCCGCGGCGATCCGGTCCCCTCCGGATCGAGTTCTTGCTTCCCCCTCTCGGGGATGTCGACGGTGGCATCGCCGAACTGCGCTCGGTGCTCGACGAGGTGGTCGCCGCCAACGGCGATGGCTGCGAAACCGCGTTGTTCCTGAGGTATGACCTCGGTGAAGTGCTCGCCAGCACGGGGCAGGTCCCTCTCCGACGCGCGCACTGTGTTGAACGCGTTGTACGAGGATCTGTGCGTAGTCAACGGGCAAACAGATGATCACGATTCAGGTAGTCGAACTCCTGCGGGCGTTGCCAGCGGTCTGAACCGGCCGCGCCCTCGCTTCATGCATATCCCCGCTTGCTAGTCATCGGTCTTGATGAGACTGGATTCTTCGCGCGCAACCGGCACCAATCAGGCTCCAGGTACCCGATGGTCGTCTGCGGACTTCCGTCATCGTGCGGCACCTGTGCCATAGAGCCGACATGCGATCCCGGCCGGTCCGAAGTCCCCGTGATTACGCGGGTGGAGGCGTACGGCGAGGGGCGCTTCTGCC is part of the Nocardia sp. NBC_00565 genome and encodes:
- a CDS encoding DUF1788 domain-containing protein, which encodes MTPNEISKQEEHLFAVLSGQRFLQMEGLSYDMPFFIYPYDPEDALAISGSKTRIKNRLGNKGVHVREINLYDLSVEILNDRDVWDRLLALELEQNKNDFRDLLQGMLDPQGHIAPAIRAKLAESEFDILFLTGIGEVFPYIRSHNVLNNLQSVVSGKPMLVFFPGRYEQSDTLGSSLVLFGRLKDDQYYRAKNILDQEA
- a CDS encoding DUF1819 family protein, with protein sequence MALQSASTARYALSFTSGALLMREAVIAAPIYLREGDWSKVREIIGGDNLLQARTVSSGLRLGRETVQRLAVLTDAEIELLTEATATERGHLLWSAACRRYGLIGEFAEEVVRERFLMLTVTLDHGDFDGFVRGKALWHTELAELKDSTLRKLRANVFKMLSEAGLLSDRGHILQVVLSQRVSGALADRTPSELRFFPTNDAHREN
- the brxC gene encoding BREX system P-loop protein BrxC, coding for MNLNAIFAKDVQRSIEGVIKADDAAHLGTEVDEYVLTNEAAKGLEQLLEAYTNYTNTNGVWISGFFGSGKSHLLKMLAHLLGNVDGQEFPRARVSESFRSKAHGSFLPALLGKADRISAKSLLFNIDQKATLITKDQTDALLKVFVKVFDESRGYANQGHVARFERDLDNRGQYEAFKAAYARIAGRDWTLGREEGVLEEVNVANAYAEVSGQAEGAPTNILTKYRNEYAVSIEDFADEIKVWLDKQDEGFRLNFYVDEVGQFIGSNTHLMLNLQTIAESLNTKCQGRAWVFVTSQEDMDKVVGDRTKQQGNDFSKIQARFATRVKLTSADVEEVIRKRLLEKNEASKPILSAIYAAESANFKTLFDFVDGATTYRNYTDEARFVDTYPFVSYQFPLFQAAIAGISEHNVFEGRNSSVGERSMLGVVQKVAKDIGDVEVGALATFDHMFAGIRASLKSAAQRLIGVAERNLDNELAVRLLKALFLVKYVEGFHATPRNLTVLVYDRFGLDLPALSKQVREALMLLESQTYVQRNGNVYEYLTNDEKRIEEEIKNVDIDAAEISARLSKILSGDVIRTNKLRYAKNGQDFPFGYKLDDQVHGAQRELTLHFITPEYPFGPDEIRMHSAGKDELRVILEPDERALSDLRLLIRTERYTKRKQTTSLTQVEDQILRSKATQNVEREKEVVERIRSAVGKSELVINATDVSSSSQDAITRVTDGFQDLVSRTYTQLSLLGGTTYSEQQVAVFANPDQSVLIDDPSLSKLANPGEEILSYALRRDRLGEQVTVKAIVDAFQAKPYGWDLASIEVVIAWLAGTSKITVTVDGNALKRSEVPAALRNTQKHSHAVVAPQRSFDDRKVTAFRKFCMDFFDEAAAPKDPLELVRHGSDKLRGKLDELKAWVTGSKYPFVAQLAAPIGLLEQIVGKPDEWYLTEFGLGDDLLDTKESLIDPIQSFLNGGQRIIYDEAVALLDANVNNLNYLPTDSDAVVKRILRDPNAFRGNRMTQLKQAVDTLGKQVDETLSSRRAAVIEAIEGRKTEMVGSTYFENATDDVQKQVVRTIDLIIARVGSETQIAHVREQGNGFEETDYPKLIDQLVSSARPTDADEATPSPVTQTVSVKTISAPGVHGLLETSEDIDRYLDALRVALVATINGGKRIAL